The following nucleotide sequence is from Chelonia mydas isolate rCheMyd1 chromosome 5, rCheMyd1.pri.v2, whole genome shotgun sequence.
GCCAATGTTGGTAGCAACCAGATATTGTTACTACCTAGGGACTGTTCagtaaaattatataaaatgaCTTTGAGACCTCGATCTAGTTCTAAGTAGAAAGAAACCAGTATTACAAAACCACCACCAGAATTAGCATTACTTGGCAGTGGTCTCAACAGGCAGATCAAGGACTGAACAGGCAAAAATCAAACTACTCTCACCGCTAGAGAATGTTTCCCTCAAGGTCAACATCAACGCACACTGGCGAGGCAGTGTGGGGAAACATACTATATGGGCTGTATTAGTGTATTGTTCTGTGGTTAGAGGAGTTCATTTCTTAGTGTCATGAATCACATGTAAAccattcactttttaaaacaacCTAGTCCTGGTTATATTATAATATAGCATCTAGGGGCCCCAATCAGAATTGGGATTGCATTGTGCTCATAGGTGCCGACTAtgggaaaaaaaatggtgggtgctgagcactcactggcagcccccctaccagaacatccccctccccacagcgcctccctctccctcccagcacctaccgcctgctgtggatcagctgtttcgtggcgtcaggaggggctgcggggggaggggggaaggagcgagggagCAGCGCActtgggggcaggagcagaactgggcggggacggggggggagaggcgggaagaagcagggtggaggtggggccttggggaaaggggtggagtgggggcggggcctcagcagagccagggggaagcaccccccagcagattagaaactcggcaCCTATGATTGCGCTGGACACTGTATTAACATATAGAAAGATAGTCCCTgactcaaagagtttacagtctaatttaGGACAAGAGCCTACACGTGggtgtaacaaacaaacaaacaaaggagggGAGAGTGAAAAGGATACCCACTCTAAATATAGCCTagctatgcaaatgagatcatcCATTTGTGCACACAGAGTAGACCATCAAATTACTATTCACCAACAATGCAGGTATTCTATGTTTAATAAACAGAGTGGAACTTTCTTTATATGAATTCTATTCTAGCAAATTTCTACCTATAGTTCAAGTCCCAAATCATTCAATTAATTTCAATAGACTTTTGCTTCACTCTGCTTACAGTGACCCTTGGCTTCTCTATAAGCAGGTTCTACCGTGCTAGTGCTATTGGAATGCCACAAACCATCTACCAGATCAGTTTTGGTGTTGCATTCATAAAATAGTAACacagctccatccccttctgctccGAGAGAGTATATGAGGAAAAGGAGACAAGAAGCCACCACTATCCCATGGAGATAGGGGTGAAGAGGAAATCCTGTTCCAGGGTCTTACTGCAGCTACTGCACAACAACTGTTTTCTCTGTGGTGTAGGCCTTGCATGAACATTGCATGAACAATGAAAGAAAATAGATGTAAGGAAACAGGGGTTAACAATGGATAAAGCATGAATTCACAAATGGCTTCATAAATAATATGTAGCTAGTACATAAAGAAATATTAAGAAGAGGAGTACTGTGTGATAAGCTTGCAGCTTTGCTTTGCTTACTATCACACTTTGTAGTGCATGGATAGCTCATGATCTATATGGGGACTGGTTCACAAAATTAGTAAGCCAATCATAAAGCATGTAACGTGTGTGTTAAGTCTGTTTCAGAATCTGTGTATATTCTGATTTATAATTATGTACTCTGGAGTTGTGGTGCACCCTAACCCACACCCCTACACCTGAGCCTGATCACCTCAGGTGTAGCTTTATGAAATGCCAAATAAAAAGCCTCAGAGACAAGGCCAGATTCAAACCCAGTTTTTGGATTCCAGAGAACTGGATcaagtgttctcccagaactggacgaGATGTTTCAGataagccaagtggaaaaggCCTTGGAAGGAATCCCAACATAGAGAAGGGACGTTTTCTTTTATATACCCATCCCATTATTGCTACTCATTGTTCATAATATTGGGAGCCTTTATAGACACAACCCACCAGCTGTCCACATAGTTTTAGGCACTATGTCAATTAGACCTGCTCAAAGCAAAACCCAcaaagagttttgccattgactgtgCCTTGCCCTCCTGCAGGTTCACCATCCAACCTGCCTGTCTATTCAACATGTGAGAGTCAGGACTAGACAGAGTATTAAAATTTAGATAAATCTTTCTCTCAGAAGTCCTAACAGAGCtcagtcatttttgtttttaaaaactgtgttaaCAGTTAAAATATATCATTGGTGTAATACTCTacatgatttcagctctcagaATTCACTCCAATTTAAATTTCAATTACTTGTTATGCTTAAACCCTTCTAAATGTGGTGTCTTGTGGTATTGCTAGTTTAATACAGAAACATTAAAGCTCTCTGGAACTTTTAAAGAGAAAGACCTTAATTAGCCATGTTAGAGGCAAGAACTACTTTAGTTGTAGAATCTGGATGGAAACGGTGACTTGAAACAATCAGGTCAATTAATTAACTGcagataatatttcctttgtttaataaatcagctacttttaaatgcaaaacatgttttgataaacttttaaaaatgtatccagCACTTTtgaagtagttttatttaatcaaaaatttaaatgctggttttgtgcattaattgaatttgaatttctatTCAAATAGatcttgacacaaatcacaagtaaaaaattaatctaatacataagaaatgcatcattcaccattttctggcataataaaaatataaaaataaataacctgaataaaaataaattaagctatACAATTGCTTAAACAAATATATATAGATGTAGTGTATCCTCCGGGCTAGCAAAAAGGAGGACCAAATTTAGCGTAAATGCTATATTCAGTTTAAATTATATGTTTTAATAGTTACCAATTAATGAGAATAAgcatttctttaggaaaataactacaaaagtacaaatgcaaaacacaattaaaattgactatttaaaacaagttttccggctttctgatttaaatcatgattaaaattgattatttaaattgctttatttaaatcaatgcaCCCTGTCATGATAGGAGTAAGCCAACTAATCAAAGTAACATCAATCATCAGACTCGCAAGCTAACTTTAAAAGATCACTGCCACACTCCAGCAAACTTTACAAAATGTTACCaaagacttctttaaaaacaacactgATATTTTTCTGAATTTCCTTTTTCTGGTCCCGTGTAACTAAACAGGTTAGTGCAGTCACAATTCCACTGGGTGGAAAATTGCTACAACATGGAGCAGCAAAGACAGATACATTTCCAATGGattatttttcatgggaaattttttttttgtttaaattgaccTGGCTACTGTGATACCTATGTCACTTTCCTCAGCTGATATAATTAGTTTAGAACCCTGTAAAGCACACCAGTTAAAAAATTTTTACCGAAATGCATTACCTTACATTTGTCTATATTGAACTTCATCATGCTGTCCAGTCACCTAGCTTGTTTATGTCTCTCTTCCATTCCTCTCACTGTTCTCTGGACTGGAACAATCTAAATAACTTTGTGTCACCTTCAAAGTTTGCTATCTCACCACTCACTCCCCTTTCCAGGCagttaataaatatataaaacaatacAGGACCCGCAGGGAAACGTTGAGGCACCTTGCTGTTAACCTTTTGCTATgatgaaaactgatatttttttccctagaaacaaggtgggtgaccttttattgcaccaacttcggtagatgagcgagacaagctttctaactacacagagctcttcttcaggggtCCTGGTACAACTGGAGTGCTGGAGCATCTACTCTTGTTCTCTATTTATGTGGAAGAATTGGGGGACAAAAGCAAACACTGGCCCGATCCAGCAGGATCCAGGTTTTGGATCTGGTGCTGGGGTGCCAGAGTGTAGTATGGTCTGGGTTTCATCGGTGCAAGTCAGAATAGGGACAGTTCTTCTAGAGTTCCACCTTAGAATTTGGGGAATTGGGGCCCAAGATTGGCTGGGATCCAGCAGGACCCAGGTGCCCGCTCTGGGGGTCTGCAGCAGGGGCGCCACCAGATTGTGCCGGGGTCTAGGTGCTTTGGGCGCTAGAGGCACTTACACGTTCAGCCAGCGGAACTCGGGAGGCTGGGTGCAAACTTGGCACGTTCTAGCTTGGATTTAAACCCAGCCCGAAGCACCTGCGGTCTAGGGAATAGCAACAGCTCTGGTCCTGGCCATCCCGCCCCCAGATCGCGTagctcccccagggcaggggcctcCCAGCTGGCGGgtaccaggctgctgctgctaaccCCCCCGCGGCctctcgcccccctccccccgcactcacTGCTTGTAGGGGTCGTGGAAGGGCAGCGCCAGCCAGTCCCCGTGCATGTCGTGCATGTACTCGGCCATCTCCTCGGGGCTGCGGTCGGACGAGACGAAGACGATCTCGAACGGGGCCGGCGGGCGGGCGCCCTCCAGCAGCTCGCTGTAGAAGTCGCACAGGACGGGGGTGAAGTCCCGGCACGGGGAGCACCAGCCGGCCGAGAAGTACAAGCCCACGATCTTGTTCTGCAAAATCTCCTCGGGATCCACGGCGTGCCCGTCCCGGGTGAGCAGGGGCCGCCCGCTGAACACGTCCACCATCCTGCCCCCGGAGCGCGGCGccggccggggcggggcggggcagtcCTGCCCCTTAGCTAGGGGCAGGGCGCACGGCTAGGGCAGGCAATACTCTGC
It contains:
- the NXNL2 gene encoding nucleoredoxin-like protein 2 isoform X1, with product MVDVFSGRPLLTRDGHAVDPEEILQNKIVGLYFSAGWCSPCRDFTPVLCDFYSELLEGARPPAPFEIVFVSSDRSPEEMAEYMHDMHGDWLALPFHDPYKHDLKKKYNITAIPKLVIVKQTGEVITDKGRKQIKERGLSCFRNWLEGADVFQNFSN
- the NXNL2 gene encoding nucleoredoxin-like protein 2 isoform X2; the protein is MVDVFSGRPLLTRDGHAVDPEEILQNKIVGLYFSAGWCSPCRDFTPVLCDFYSELLEGARPPAPFEIVFVSSDRSPEEMADDLKKKYNITAIPKLVIVKQTGEVITDKGRKQIKERGLSCFRNWLEGADVFQNFSN